One genomic region from Candidatus Cloacimonadota bacterium encodes:
- a CDS encoding DUF5777 family beta-barrel protein, which translates to MKKIFLIFIVFYFSFLSAYDFSMINLINPSGLDAKQAELMIRHRFYGDITDEPLDNFLGMDAGANVNLSARYQFIRNAELKLGYSRRKSEKTLGASYKIEIDDFPIIGQVGLDYFSYEEVSQPETTRRNIFPYFALQNEEVIDRLVATINTGFDGYNERFVLGAGLTVRILDNMSLLFEYYPVLDRDSASDELAFYLGEEDAYSFAIKFDTYGHQFTFLLSNTDNIGIRRCSLGAEKDSYLHLGFNIQRRLEW; encoded by the coding sequence ATGAAAAAAATATTTTTAATCTTCATAGTATTTTACTTTTCATTTCTTTCAGCCTACGATTTTTCTATGATCAATCTTATAAATCCTTCAGGACTGGATGCAAAACAAGCTGAATTGATGATAAGACACCGTTTTTATGGTGATATAACCGATGAACCTTTGGATAACTTTCTGGGAATGGATGCCGGTGCAAATGTAAATCTCAGTGCTCGCTATCAATTTATTAGAAATGCAGAACTAAAACTTGGTTATTCTCGTCGGAAAAGCGAAAAAACATTAGGTGCTTCCTATAAAATTGAGATTGATGATTTTCCAATAATAGGACAGGTTGGACTTGACTATTTCTCTTATGAAGAAGTAAGTCAACCAGAAACGACAAGACGCAATATCTTTCCTTATTTTGCCTTGCAGAATGAGGAAGTAATCGACCGATTAGTTGCTACGATCAATACCGGCTTTGACGGTTATAATGAAAGATTTGTTCTGGGAGCTGGTTTAACGGTAAGGATCTTAGATAACATGAGTTTACTTTTTGAATATTATCCTGTTCTGGATCGTGATTCTGCCAGTGATGAATTAGCTTTTTATTTAGGAGAAGAAGATGCTTATTCTTTTGCCATCAAATTTGACACTTACGGGCATCAATTCACATTCTTACTCAGTAACACAGACAATATAGGAATTAGGCGATGCAGCCTGGGAGCTGAAAAAGATTCCTATCTTCATCTTGGCTTCAATATCCAGAGAAGACTGGAATGGTAG